The Triticum aestivum cultivar Chinese Spring chromosome 3A, IWGSC CS RefSeq v2.1, whole genome shotgun sequence genome includes a region encoding these proteins:
- the LOC123062589 gene encoding probable mannose-1-phosphate guanylyltransferase 3 yields the protein MKALILVGGFGTRLRPLTLSFPKPLVDFANKPMILHQIEALKDVGVTEVILAINYRPEVMINFLKDFEDKLGITITCSQETEPLGTAGPLALARDKLVDGSGEPFFVLNSDVISEYPFAELIQFHKSHGGEATIMVTKVDEPSKYGVVVTEDTTGVVERFVEKPKIFVGNKINAGIYLLNPSVLDRIELKPTSIEKEVFPRIAADQKLYAMVLPGFWMDIGQPRDYITGLRLYLDSLRKKSAAKLAAGAHVVGNVLVHESAKIGEGCLIGPDVAIGPGCVVEDGVRLSRCTVMRGVRIKKHACISNSIIGWHSTVGQWARIENMTILGEDVHVGDEVYSNGGVVLPHKEIKSSILKPEIVM from the exons ATGAAGGCGCTCATCCTCGTCGGGGGCTTCGGGACCCGCCTCCGGCCTCTCACGCTCAGCTTCCCCAAGCCCCTCGTCGATTTCGCCAACAAGCCCATGATTCTGCACCAG ATTGAAGCCTTGAAAGATGTTGGGGTTACAGAGGTTATTTTAGCCATCAACTACCGCCCAGAG GTCATGATTAATTTCTTGAAGGATTTTGAGGATAAGCTTGGCATCACAATCACATGCTCCCAGGAGACTGAACCCTTGGGAACTGCTGGTCCTCTTGCCCTGGCAAGGGACAAGCTTGTGGATGGATCTGGCGAGCCATTCTTTGTCCTCAACAGTGATGTCATAAGTGAATACCCATTTGCTGAGCTCATACAATTTCACAAGAGCCATGGCGGTGAGGCAACAATTATGGTCACTAAG GTGGATGAACCTTCGAAATATGGTGTTGTGGTTACGGAGGACACAACTGGAGTTGTGGAAAGATTTGTAGAGAAGCCAAAAATATTTGTAGGCAACAAGATCAATGCAGGAATTTACCTGTTAAATCCATCTGTCCTGGACCGCATCGAATTGAAGCCAACTTCAATTGAGAAAGAGGTCTTTCCTCGAATTGCGGCTGATCAAAAGCTGTACGCCATGGTCCTTCCAGGCTTTTGGATGGATATTGGTCAGCCAAGGGACTACATCACTGGCTTGCGTCTTTATCTAGATTCACTCAGGAAGAAGTCAGCTGCCAAGCTGGCTGCCGGAGCACATGTTGTTGGGAACGTCCTGGTGCACGAGAGCGCCAAGATTGGGGAGGGTTGCCTGATTGGTCCTGATGTTGCTATTGGACCTGGATGCGTCGTGGAAGATGGTGTGAGGCTCTCCCGATGCACGGTGATGCGTGGTGTACGCATTAAGAAGCATGCGTGCATCTCAAACAGCATTATTGGCTGGCATTCAACGGTCGGACAATGGGCACGCATAGAGAACATGACTATCCTGGGAGAAGACGTACATGTAGGTGACGAGGTCTACAGCAATGGCGGTGTTGTTCTCCCGCACAAGGAGATCAAGTCAAGCATCCTGAAGCCTGAGATCGTCATGTGA
- the LOC123062590 gene encoding CASP-like protein 5B1 → MELSGSPGTWSGLSLRLGQFLFAAASVCVMSSAIGFANYTAFCYLIASMGLQALWSLGLACLDGYALRMKKELNSAVLVSLFVVGDWVTSILSFAASCSAGSVVVLFDKDAYFCSRDPHLPCGTFELATAFAFLSWALSATSALVMFWLLASS, encoded by the exons ATGGAGCTGTCCGGGAGCCCCGGCACGTGGAGCGGCCTCTCGCTGCGGCTCGGCCAGTTCCTCTTCGCCGCCGCGTCCGTCTGCGTCATGTCCTCCGCGATCGGCTTCGCCAACTACACCGCCTTCTG CTACTTGATTGCATCAATGGGACTACAAGCACTCTGGAGCTTGGGACTTGCGTGTCTTGATGGCTATGCTTTGAGAATGAAAAAGGAACTCAACAGTGCTGTTCTCGTGAGCTTATTTGTTGTTGGAGATTGG GTAACGTCGATCCTGTCGTTCGCCGCTTCATGCTCAGCAGGAAGCGTCGTTGTTCTcttcgacaaggatgcgtacttcTGCAGCAGGGACCCGCATCTCCCCTGTGGGACATTTGAGCTTGCGACCGCGTTTGCATTCCTTTCCTGGGCGCTTAGTGCCACATCTGCCCTTGTGATGTTTTGGCTCCTCGCTTCATCTTGA